A part of Myxococcus landrumus genomic DNA contains:
- the gatA gene encoding Asp-tRNA(Asn)/Glu-tRNA(Gln) amidotransferase subunit GatA, with amino-acid sequence MQLTDLSMLELAEKLAAGQVSSVEATRACLERIQGVDSTIRAFLRVDEKGALAAAEASDARRRAGTPASALDGVPVGLKDLFLTEGLETTAGSRILEGFVPPMDATVVRLLREAGLPLLGKLNLDEFAMGSSNESSAYFPTHNPWDVTRTPGGSSGGSAAAVAAREVYGALGTDTGGSIRQPAAFTNTVGLKPTYGRVSRYGVIAYASSLDQPGPMTRTVADAAALLQVLAKHDPLDSTSAPVKTPDYSAELEGGVRGLKLGVPREYFAEGMDPEVEAAVRGALREYERLGATLVDVSLPHTQYALATYYLIAPAEASSNLARYDGVRYGLRAKDAKGLKELYALTRERGFGAEAKRRIMLGTYALSAGYYDAYYLRAQKVRTLIREDFTRAFQQVDALVAPISPVAPFKLGEKVNDPLSMYLTDVYTLPCNLAGVPGLSVPCGFTNAGLPVGLQVLGRAFDEALLLRIARAFEREHDFFRRLAPV; translated from the coding sequence ATGCAGCTCACGGACCTGTCGATGCTGGAGCTCGCGGAGAAGCTGGCCGCGGGCCAGGTGTCCTCCGTGGAAGCCACCCGCGCGTGCCTGGAGCGCATCCAGGGGGTGGATTCGACGATTCGCGCCTTCCTGCGCGTGGATGAAAAGGGAGCCCTCGCCGCCGCGGAGGCCAGCGATGCCCGCCGTCGCGCGGGCACTCCGGCCAGCGCCCTGGACGGCGTACCCGTGGGGCTCAAGGACCTCTTCCTCACCGAGGGGCTGGAGACCACCGCAGGCTCGCGCATCCTGGAAGGCTTCGTGCCGCCGATGGACGCCACGGTGGTGCGCCTGCTGCGCGAGGCGGGACTGCCCCTCTTGGGCAAGCTCAACCTGGACGAGTTCGCGATGGGCTCCTCCAACGAGTCCAGTGCGTACTTCCCGACGCACAATCCCTGGGACGTGACGCGGACGCCGGGAGGCTCCTCGGGAGGCTCGGCGGCGGCGGTGGCGGCGCGTGAGGTGTACGGCGCGCTGGGCACGGACACGGGTGGCTCCATCCGTCAGCCCGCGGCCTTCACCAACACGGTGGGGCTCAAGCCGACCTACGGACGTGTGTCGCGCTACGGCGTCATCGCGTATGCGTCGTCGCTGGACCAGCCCGGGCCCATGACTCGCACGGTGGCGGACGCGGCGGCGCTGCTCCAGGTGCTGGCGAAGCATGACCCGCTGGACTCCACCTCGGCGCCGGTGAAGACGCCGGACTACTCGGCCGAGCTCGAGGGTGGGGTGCGCGGGCTGAAGCTGGGCGTGCCTCGCGAGTACTTCGCCGAGGGCATGGACCCCGAGGTGGAGGCCGCCGTGCGCGGCGCCCTGCGCGAGTACGAGCGGCTGGGCGCGACGCTGGTGGATGTGTCGCTGCCGCATACCCAGTACGCGCTGGCGACCTACTACCTCATCGCTCCCGCAGAGGCCTCCAGCAACCTGGCCCGCTACGACGGCGTGCGCTACGGCCTGCGCGCGAAGGACGCGAAGGGCCTCAAGGAACTGTACGCGCTGACACGCGAGCGGGGCTTCGGGGCAGAGGCGAAGCGCCGCATCATGCTGGGCACCTACGCGTTGTCGGCGGGCTACTACGACGCCTACTACCTGCGCGCGCAGAAGGTCCGCACGCTCATCCGTGAGGACTTCACGCGCGCCTTCCAGCAGGTGGATGCGCTCGTGGCGCCCATCTCTCCGGTGGCGCCGTTCAAGCTGGGCGAGAAGGTCAACGACCCGCTGTCCATGTACCTGACGGACGTCTACACCCTGCCGTGCAACCTGGCGGGTGTGCCGGGCCTGTCGGTGCCCTGTGGCTTCACGAACGCGGGGCTTCCGGTGGGACTCCAGGTCCTGGGGCGGGCGTTCGACGAGGCCCTGCTGCTGCGCATCGCTCGTGCCTTCGAGCGCGAACACGACTTCTTCCGCCGCCTCGCGCCCGTCTAG
- the plsY gene encoding glycerol-3-phosphate 1-O-acyltransferase PlsY, producing MTLSLVLLGYLAGSVPFGVLLTRWLRGVDVRQGGSGNIGATNVTRVAGKKLGALVLVLDALKGALPVALAVRLVPGQPTVHVMVGLAAVLGHVYPVWLKLHGGKGVATALGVLLVLAPWAALAAGAVFIAIFLVSRVSSLGSLFAGATAVGTTACTAPATEYVGLSAFLFGVMLWTHRSNIGRLLRRTERRF from the coding sequence GTGACTCTCTCTCTCGTGCTGCTGGGCTATCTCGCCGGCTCCGTCCCTTTTGGTGTCCTGCTGACGCGGTGGCTGCGTGGCGTGGACGTGCGCCAAGGGGGCAGTGGAAACATCGGCGCCACCAACGTCACCCGTGTCGCCGGAAAGAAGCTGGGCGCGCTGGTGCTGGTGCTGGATGCGCTGAAGGGCGCGCTGCCAGTGGCGCTCGCGGTGCGGCTGGTTCCGGGCCAGCCCACGGTGCACGTGATGGTGGGGCTGGCCGCGGTGCTGGGCCACGTCTACCCGGTGTGGTTGAAGCTCCACGGGGGCAAGGGCGTGGCCACGGCGCTCGGCGTGTTGCTGGTGCTCGCGCCGTGGGCCGCGCTGGCCGCGGGCGCGGTGTTCATCGCCATCTTCCTGGTGTCGCGAGTCAGTTCCCTGGGCTCGCTCTTCGCGGGGGCCACGGCGGTGGGCACGACGGCCTGCACCGCTCCGGCGACCGAGTACGTGGGCCTCTCAGCCTTCCTCTTCGGGGTCATGCTGTGGACGCACCGAAGCAACATTGGCCGGCTTCTGCGTCGCACCGAGCGGCGCTTCTGA
- a CDS encoding FtsK/SpoIIIE family DNA translocase has product MTAKKGRAEKAVLSRQEIATRRKALADKKRKAGIDDGDGGTTARAITGVFLLALSLLSLLSVATFDAHDRVGPGFRNAVGPMGHLIAETLRGLLGVCAYLAPIGGAYTAMVLFVGNRDRKRAPQVISLVLLTASVAVLAQLIFAGDKGWAHPPGGALGASLGGVLEGLFSTVGTVILVTAISAAALIVGTQYTFFKLCSLVWAGMCVLGRRISESANAFWETQKVAFKARQERAAQDKLEEAAFLAQLEADEEELAEAERAAEEAEAAEAEAMAEEAVRLARQTEKEQAAANKLALKENREREKLDKKKVLPAETDSLPPTSSPPVPADKLAVRAPEKRPAPGADPAWAASFLAPAPHSTPIVPEGVEPPRGRRKTPNIVTGPSASPVAALPESTEPAAPAPVAAAPVVHPPAAPVASAPAPQSSALARMPLIVEPKAPPKPTAKKSQDQFEFVGDRKSFTLPPLDVLEYNKKERSELDKDAFLSTAEKLRAKLADFGIVGEVVEIRPGPVVTMYEFLPGPGIKVSKIAALADDLAMAMEAMRVRIVAPIPGKGVVGIEVPNRDRETVYLKEIAEQDAFLKGSSKLTMCVGKDIEGMPYVFDLAKAPHLLIAGTTGSGKSVAVNSMIMSILLKSTPEEVRFIMVDPKMLELSVYEGIPHLLLPVVTDPKKAALALRWAVEEMERRYQMLSEAGVRNIAGYNKLVESSASEVKEALSTAEPSPKKSKPKKMLVLDVEGGASSADSLGVAAPREDLEDVREAVMSEEEPASQDLVPEVEAEDDGTEAALEAASSKPEKKELKKLPYIVVIIDELADLMMVASREVETYVARLAQMARAAGIHLMVATQRPSTDVVTGVIKANFPTRISFMLRSKPDSMTILGTVGAEALLGMGDMLIMPPTSAHLQRVHGAFVSEDEIKKAVDHLKAQGKPVFDESILKPRDEDVESGGEEDELSDELYDQALAVVSEMRAVSISMLQRKMRIGYNRAARMIERMERDGIVGAADGAKPREVLIRGVGDMPGAGAM; this is encoded by the coding sequence ATGACGGCGAAGAAGGGTCGGGCGGAGAAGGCAGTGCTGTCCCGGCAGGAAATCGCGACGCGTCGCAAGGCGCTCGCGGACAAGAAGCGGAAGGCGGGAATCGACGACGGTGACGGCGGGACGACCGCGCGCGCCATCACCGGTGTGTTCCTGCTCGCCTTGTCCCTGCTGTCATTGTTGTCGGTGGCCACGTTCGACGCCCATGACCGGGTGGGTCCGGGCTTCCGCAACGCGGTGGGCCCCATGGGGCACCTCATCGCGGAGACCCTGCGAGGGCTGCTGGGGGTCTGCGCCTACCTGGCCCCCATCGGAGGGGCCTACACGGCCATGGTGCTCTTCGTGGGCAACCGCGACCGCAAGCGGGCACCCCAGGTCATCAGCCTCGTCCTGCTGACCGCGAGCGTCGCCGTGCTGGCGCAGCTCATCTTCGCGGGCGACAAGGGCTGGGCGCACCCACCCGGCGGCGCGCTGGGCGCGAGCCTGGGCGGCGTCCTGGAGGGGCTGTTCTCCACCGTCGGCACCGTCATCCTCGTCACCGCCATCAGCGCCGCGGCGCTCATCGTCGGCACGCAGTACACGTTCTTCAAGCTGTGCTCGCTGGTGTGGGCCGGCATGTGTGTCCTGGGCCGCCGCATCTCCGAGTCCGCGAACGCGTTCTGGGAGACGCAGAAGGTGGCCTTCAAGGCCCGCCAGGAGCGCGCGGCGCAGGACAAGCTGGAGGAGGCCGCGTTCCTCGCGCAGTTGGAGGCGGACGAAGAGGAGCTCGCCGAGGCCGAGCGCGCCGCCGAGGAGGCCGAAGCCGCCGAAGCCGAGGCGATGGCCGAGGAGGCCGTGCGCCTGGCCCGCCAGACGGAGAAAGAGCAGGCCGCGGCCAACAAGCTGGCCCTCAAGGAGAATCGCGAGCGCGAGAAGCTGGACAAGAAGAAGGTCCTGCCCGCGGAGACGGACTCGCTGCCGCCCACGTCCTCGCCGCCGGTGCCCGCCGACAAGCTGGCCGTCCGCGCCCCGGAGAAGCGTCCGGCGCCCGGAGCGGACCCGGCCTGGGCCGCGTCGTTCCTCGCGCCCGCGCCCCACTCCACCCCCATTGTCCCCGAGGGCGTCGAGCCCCCGCGCGGCCGCAGGAAGACGCCCAACATCGTCACGGGCCCCTCCGCATCCCCGGTCGCCGCGCTGCCCGAGTCCACCGAGCCCGCCGCGCCAGCACCTGTCGCCGCCGCGCCCGTCGTGCACCCGCCCGCAGCTCCCGTGGCCAGTGCTCCCGCGCCTCAGTCCTCGGCGCTGGCGCGCATGCCGCTCATCGTGGAGCCCAAGGCGCCGCCCAAGCCCACCGCGAAGAAGAGCCAGGACCAGTTCGAGTTCGTGGGGGACCGCAAGAGCTTCACGCTGCCTCCGCTGGACGTGCTCGAGTACAACAAGAAGGAGCGCTCGGAGCTGGACAAGGACGCGTTCCTGTCCACGGCGGAGAAGCTGCGCGCGAAGCTGGCGGACTTCGGCATCGTCGGCGAGGTGGTGGAGATTCGCCCCGGCCCCGTCGTCACCATGTACGAGTTCCTGCCGGGCCCTGGCATCAAGGTGAGCAAGATTGCCGCGCTCGCGGATGACCTGGCCATGGCGATGGAGGCAATGCGAGTGCGCATCGTCGCGCCCATCCCCGGCAAGGGCGTGGTGGGCATCGAGGTCCCCAACAGGGACCGCGAGACGGTCTACCTGAAGGAAATCGCGGAGCAGGACGCGTTCCTCAAGGGCTCCAGCAAGCTGACCATGTGCGTGGGCAAGGACATCGAGGGCATGCCGTACGTCTTCGACCTGGCGAAGGCCCCCCACCTGCTCATCGCCGGTACGACGGGCTCGGGCAAGTCCGTGGCCGTCAACTCGATGATCATGAGCATCCTCCTGAAGTCCACGCCGGAGGAAGTGCGCTTCATCATGGTCGACCCGAAGATGCTGGAGCTCTCCGTCTACGAGGGCATCCCGCATCTGCTGCTGCCGGTGGTGACGGACCCGAAGAAGGCGGCGCTCGCGCTGCGCTGGGCCGTGGAGGAGATGGAGCGTCGCTACCAGATGTTGTCCGAGGCGGGCGTGCGCAACATCGCCGGCTACAACAAGCTGGTGGAGAGCTCCGCCTCCGAGGTGAAGGAAGCCCTGTCCACCGCCGAGCCTTCGCCCAAGAAGTCCAAGCCCAAGAAGATGCTGGTGCTGGACGTCGAGGGTGGCGCGTCGAGCGCGGATTCGCTGGGTGTGGCCGCGCCTCGCGAGGACCTGGAGGACGTGCGCGAAGCGGTGATGTCGGAGGAGGAGCCCGCGTCCCAGGACCTCGTACCCGAGGTGGAAGCCGAGGACGATGGAACAGAGGCCGCGCTGGAGGCCGCTTCGAGCAAGCCGGAGAAGAAGGAGCTCAAGAAGCTGCCCTACATCGTGGTCATCATCGACGAGCTGGCGGACCTGATGATGGTGGCCAGCCGCGAGGTGGAGACGTACGTGGCGCGCCTGGCGCAGATGGCGCGTGCGGCCGGCATCCACTTGATGGTCGCCACGCAGCGTCCGTCGACGGACGTCGTCACGGGCGTCATCAAGGCGAACTTCCCCACGCGCATCAGCTTCATGCTGCGCTCCAAGCCGGACTCGATGACGATTCTCGGCACGGTGGGCGCCGAGGCCCTGCTGGGCATGGGCGACATGCTCATCATGCCGCCGACGAGCGCACACCTTCAGCGTGTGCACGGCGCCTTCGTGTCGGAAGACGAAATCAAGAAGGCGGTGGACCACCTCAAGGCGCAGGGCAAGCCCGTCTTCGACGAGTCCATCCTCAAGCCGCGCGACGAGGACGTGGAGTCCGGTGGCGAGGAGGACGAGCTGTCCGACGAGCTGTACGACCAGGCGCTCGCGGTGGTCAGCGAGATGCGCGCGGTCTCCATCTCGATGCTCCAGCGCAAGATGCGCATCGGCTACAACCGCGCCGCTCGCATGATTGAGCGGATGGAGCGAGACGGCATCGTGGGAGCTGCGGACGGAGCCAAGCCTCGCGAGGTGCTCATCCGAGGCGTGGGCGACATGCCGGGCGCCGGAGCGATGTAG
- a CDS encoding nitrilase-related carbon-nitrogen hydrolase yields the protein MEDALPATHVELFALQPRLSLEDYDSPAAFARKHRALANRVSDLRARDSGGIPLHPALVVWPEWIGAPLGWMGRLPRVWRQTTRSALRGVALTEGWSFWRTWRELHPPTREEGLHATRAARVHQVMHETFSAIARDFGLWVVAGSAWRPSNRRGLATSDFTPQGARTFNTSDTFAPDGHHVATTRKVNLVPTREDTLRLSPGRPEDLSVITTPFGRLATVVGYDAFPGPLTSHEPYFVPCARYYDALGAGILAHPASALWPTSRDSGRMSWRDDILTAEFSSFRNVRYTVTAQLVGTMFEHSFEAPSLILERTEEGSARVLARSERPGDEDLLHVTVPACPPR from the coding sequence GTGGAAGACGCCCTTCCCGCCACGCATGTCGAGCTGTTCGCCCTCCAGCCGCGCCTCTCGCTGGAGGACTACGACTCTCCCGCCGCGTTCGCCCGGAAGCACCGGGCCCTCGCGAACCGGGTCAGCGACTTGCGTGCGCGGGACTCCGGGGGCATCCCCCTCCACCCTGCCCTCGTGGTGTGGCCGGAGTGGATCGGCGCGCCGCTCGGATGGATGGGCCGGCTGCCTCGGGTGTGGCGCCAGACGACTCGAAGCGCCCTGCGCGGCGTGGCCCTGACGGAGGGGTGGTCCTTCTGGCGCACGTGGAGGGAGCTCCATCCGCCGACGCGGGAAGAGGGCCTCCACGCCACGCGCGCGGCGCGAGTGCACCAGGTGATGCACGAGACGTTCTCCGCCATCGCGCGGGACTTCGGCCTGTGGGTCGTCGCGGGAAGCGCATGGCGCCCCAGCAACCGGCGCGGCCTTGCCACTTCCGACTTCACGCCCCAGGGCGCACGCACCTTCAACACCAGCGACACGTTCGCGCCGGACGGCCACCACGTGGCGACGACTCGCAAGGTCAACCTGGTGCCCACGCGCGAGGACACGCTGCGCTTGAGCCCCGGTCGCCCCGAGGACCTGTCCGTCATCACCACGCCCTTCGGACGGCTGGCGACGGTCGTGGGCTACGACGCATTCCCCGGACCGCTCACCTCGCACGAGCCCTACTTCGTGCCCTGCGCGCGGTACTACGACGCCCTCGGCGCGGGCATCCTCGCCCACCCGGCCTCCGCGCTCTGGCCCACGTCACGAGACTCCGGCCGGATGTCGTGGCGCGACGACATCCTCACCGCCGAGTTCTCATCGTTCCGGAACGTCCGCTACACCGTGACGGCGCAGCTCGTGGGGACGATGTTCGAGCACTCCTTCGAGGCCCCCTCCCTCATCCTAGAGCGCACGGAGGAAGGGAGCGCGAGAGTCCTCGCGCGCTCGGAGCGTCCCGGTGACGAGGACCTGCTCCACGTCACCGTGCCCGCGTGTCCGCCTCGGTAG
- a CDS encoding THUMP domain-containing class I SAM-dependent RNA methyltransferase, protein MAERIALFATTARGTEDLLADELKELGARRIRQDRGGVRFMASLDEALMVCLWSRIAMRVLYPLGTFEARGANGLYEAVRSVPWEEHLRPTTTFAVDATLKDSEHSHSGFVALKVKDAIVDRMRDVVGTRPDVNTKNPDVSVVAHLSRETLSLSLDLCGDSLNRRGYRVRPTVAPLKETLAAAVLRAAHYTGDEALVDPMCGSGTLLIEGGMIARKRAPGLNRDFAVERWPELGERARELLTDLRADARRNERKVEVPIWGLDKDPEALEAAQRNVSAARLSEEISLTEGDATRMPHLPATHGLLLTNPPYGDRIGTGGQKGMKSFYYKLGESLRVPGWRVWVLSGNPAFESAFHARPSARRDLWNGPIECNLLGYRAAGGGDEDSEAPLGATQKPANVASVRPQHDPEEEG, encoded by the coding sequence ATGGCTGAACGTATTGCCCTTTTCGCCACCACGGCTCGCGGTACCGAGGACCTGCTCGCGGATGAGCTCAAGGAGCTCGGCGCGCGCCGCATCCGCCAGGACCGAGGAGGCGTGCGTTTCATGGCCTCGCTCGACGAGGCGCTCATGGTCTGCCTCTGGTCTCGCATCGCGATGCGAGTCCTCTACCCCTTGGGCACCTTCGAAGCCCGTGGCGCCAACGGGCTCTACGAGGCCGTCCGGAGCGTCCCCTGGGAAGAGCACCTGAGGCCCACCACCACGTTCGCGGTGGACGCCACGCTGAAGGACAGCGAGCACAGCCACTCCGGCTTCGTCGCCCTCAAGGTGAAGGACGCCATCGTCGACCGGATGCGCGACGTCGTGGGCACCCGGCCCGACGTCAACACCAAGAACCCCGACGTGAGCGTGGTCGCGCACCTGTCTCGCGAAACCCTCTCGCTCTCCCTGGACCTCTGTGGCGATTCCCTGAACCGCCGGGGCTATCGCGTGCGCCCCACCGTCGCCCCGCTCAAGGAGACGCTCGCCGCCGCCGTGCTGCGCGCCGCGCACTACACGGGAGACGAGGCCCTCGTCGACCCGATGTGCGGCTCCGGCACGCTGTTGATTGAAGGCGGGATGATTGCCCGGAAGCGGGCTCCCGGCCTCAACCGGGACTTCGCGGTGGAGCGCTGGCCGGAGCTGGGCGAGCGCGCTCGCGAGCTGCTCACCGACCTGCGCGCGGATGCCCGCCGCAACGAGCGCAAGGTGGAGGTCCCCATCTGGGGCCTCGACAAGGACCCCGAGGCCCTGGAGGCCGCGCAGCGCAACGTGAGCGCCGCCAGGCTGTCGGAGGAGATCTCCCTCACCGAGGGCGACGCCACGCGGATGCCCCACCTCCCCGCCACCCACGGCCTGCTGCTCACCAATCCCCCCTACGGAGACCGGATTGGCACGGGCGGACAGAAGGGCATGAAGAGCTTTTATTACAAGCTGGGCGAGTCCCTGCGCGTGCCCGGCTGGCGAGTCTGGGTGCTCAGCGGCAACCCCGCCTTCGAGAGCGCCTTCCACGCGCGCCCGTCTGCTCGCAGGGACCTGTGGAACGGCCCCATCGAATGCAACCTGCTCGGCTACCGCGCCGCGGGAGGCGGCGACGAGGACTCAGAAGCGCCGCTCGGTGCGACGCAGAAGCCGGCCAATGTTGCTTCGGTGCGTCCACAGCATGACCCCGAAGAGGAAGGCTGA
- a CDS encoding TFIIB-type zinc ribbon-containing protein encodes MSDNEKPSSTEEEYFAREEIEKKRKLALQQAAQTAEKQREDLKKLHWMKCPKCGMDLQTLKQGNVELETCFNCGGVFLDSGELEQLMNQHGHEGSGKVMGAILNLFKRK; translated from the coding sequence ATGTCGGACAACGAGAAGCCGTCCTCGACCGAAGAGGAGTACTTCGCTCGCGAGGAAATCGAGAAGAAGCGCAAGCTGGCGCTCCAGCAGGCCGCGCAGACCGCGGAGAAGCAGCGCGAGGACCTCAAGAAGCTGCACTGGATGAAGTGTCCCAAGTGCGGCATGGACCTGCAGACGCTCAAGCAGGGCAACGTGGAGCTGGAGACGTGCTTCAACTGCGGCGGTGTCTTCCTGGACTCCGGCGAGCTGGAGCAGCTCATGAACCAGCATGGCCACGAGGGTAGCGGCAAGGTGATGGGCGCCATCCTCAACCTCTTCAAGCGCAAGTAG
- the gatC gene encoding Asp-tRNA(Asn)/Glu-tRNA(Gln) amidotransferase subunit GatC produces MALTLEQVRHVATLARLALTPEEEQRMATQLSAVLDAVEQLQSLDVGDVEPTSHATLADSLLREDATRPSLSPEQVLANAPAKVGTSFAVPKIIE; encoded by the coding sequence ATGGCCCTCACGCTCGAGCAGGTGCGACACGTGGCCACGCTGGCGCGGCTGGCGCTGACTCCTGAAGAGGAGCAGCGCATGGCCACCCAGCTGTCGGCGGTGTTGGACGCGGTGGAGCAACTGCAGTCACTGGACGTGGGGGACGTGGAGCCCACCTCGCACGCGACGCTCGCGGACTCGCTGTTGCGCGAGGACGCGACGCGGCCGTCGTTGTCGCCGGAGCAGGTGCTGGCCAACGCGCCGGCGAAGGTGGGCACGTCGTTCGCGGTGCCCAAAATCATCGAGTAG
- the gatB gene encoding Asp-tRNA(Asn)/Glu-tRNA(Gln) amidotransferase subunit GatB yields the protein MPVSDFQPVIGLEVHAQLLTKSKIFCGCSTAFGAEPNRNTCPVCLGMPGVLPVLNARVVEFAIRTGLALECVVNSRSVWSRKNYFYPDLPKGYQITQFDLPVCEHGRLVIDTPSGEKVIRVRRIHMEEDAGKSVHDAGGGQSLVDLNRAGVPLLEIVSEPDLRDADEAVEYLKALRDILVYLGVNDGNLEEGSFRCDANVSVMPKGSNTYGQRCELKNINSFRFVKQAIEYEISRQVDVIESGGKVSQETRLWDVNKGVTRSMRSKEEAHDYRYFPEPDLPPLLIAKERIEAVRHELPELPRAKLQRFVSQYGLPAYDARILTSERPLADFFEACAQRYPDAKKLSNWFLGELLRLLKESGTQVSEVRFTPTQLGELLGLVDQGTVSANAGKDVLAEMFRTGRAPSDIVAEKGLAQVSDTGAIEAVVDDILAKNMGEVEKYRAGKKQVFGFFVGQVMRAMKGKGNPALVNELLKKKLGD from the coding sequence ATGCCCGTGAGCGATTTCCAGCCCGTCATCGGACTCGAGGTCCACGCGCAGCTCCTCACGAAGTCCAAGATTTTCTGCGGCTGCTCCACCGCGTTCGGAGCGGAGCCCAACCGCAACACCTGTCCGGTGTGCCTGGGCATGCCCGGCGTGTTGCCCGTGCTCAACGCGCGCGTGGTGGAGTTCGCCATCCGCACGGGGCTCGCGCTGGAGTGCGTGGTCAATTCCAGGAGCGTGTGGAGCCGGAAGAACTACTTCTATCCGGACCTGCCCAAGGGCTACCAAATCACGCAGTTCGATCTGCCCGTCTGCGAGCACGGGCGCCTGGTCATCGACACGCCGAGCGGAGAGAAGGTCATCCGCGTCCGGCGCATCCACATGGAGGAGGACGCGGGCAAGAGCGTGCACGACGCGGGCGGCGGGCAGAGCCTGGTGGACTTGAACCGCGCGGGCGTGCCGCTGCTCGAAATCGTCAGCGAGCCGGACCTGCGCGACGCGGACGAGGCGGTGGAGTACCTCAAGGCCCTGCGCGACATCCTCGTGTACCTGGGCGTCAACGACGGCAACCTGGAGGAGGGCAGCTTCCGCTGTGACGCCAACGTGTCGGTGATGCCCAAGGGCTCCAACACGTATGGCCAGCGCTGCGAGCTGAAGAACATCAACTCGTTCCGCTTCGTGAAGCAGGCCATCGAGTACGAAATCTCCCGGCAGGTGGACGTCATCGAGTCCGGTGGGAAGGTGAGCCAGGAGACGCGCCTGTGGGACGTCAACAAGGGCGTCACCCGCTCCATGCGAAGCAAGGAGGAGGCGCACGACTACCGGTACTTCCCGGAGCCGGACCTGCCGCCGCTGCTCATCGCGAAGGAGCGCATCGAGGCCGTGCGGCACGAGCTGCCGGAGCTGCCGCGTGCGAAGCTCCAGCGCTTCGTGAGCCAGTACGGCCTGCCCGCGTATGACGCGCGCATCCTCACCTCGGAGCGTCCGCTCGCGGACTTCTTCGAGGCATGTGCCCAGCGCTACCCGGATGCGAAGAAGCTCTCCAACTGGTTCCTCGGTGAGTTGCTGCGGCTCTTGAAGGAGAGCGGCACGCAGGTGTCCGAGGTTCGCTTCACGCCCACCCAGCTTGGTGAGCTCTTGGGGCTGGTGGACCAGGGCACCGTGTCCGCCAACGCGGGCAAGGACGTGCTGGCGGAGATGTTCCGCACGGGCCGCGCGCCCTCGGACATCGTCGCGGAGAAGGGGCTCGCGCAGGTGAGTGACACCGGCGCGATCGAGGCCGTGGTGGACGACATCCTCGCGAAGAACATGGGCGAGGTGGAGAAGTACCGCGCGGGCAAGAAGCAGGTGTTCGGCTTCTTCGTCGGTCAGGTGATGCGGGCCATGAAGGGCAAGGGCAACCCCGCCCTCGTCAACGAGCTCCTGAAGAAGAAGCTGGGCGACTGA
- a CDS encoding isopenicillin N synthase family dioxygenase, giving the protein MSSTSRRIPLIDLSHYRSGTPTERARFVHTFGEGLREFGFVSMVGHGIDDGLIRRTYADVEKLFQLPDAVKTRYAVPELAGQRGYTGFGQEHAKDRKVGDLKEFWHVGRELPAGHPYLKHYGANVWPSEVPTFREHTMALFRELDGAAKMMLQALAEFFDVPSPTFSDMATEGNSVLRLIHYPPLRERFIPGGVRAAEHEDINLITLLCEGTASGLELLTRDGEWLPVDTLRGQIVVDSGDMLSRVTNEIIPATTHRVVNPRSSEEDTVRYSLPFFCHPYSDCVLKPLPCTETPDNPARHAPITAGDFLHQRLRENGLLK; this is encoded by the coding sequence ATGTCCAGTACCTCACGCCGCATCCCCCTCATCGACCTGTCCCACTACCGCTCCGGTACCCCCACCGAGCGCGCCCGCTTCGTCCACACCTTTGGCGAGGGGCTCCGCGAGTTTGGCTTCGTGTCCATGGTGGGCCACGGCATCGACGACGGCCTCATCCGGCGCACCTATGCGGACGTGGAGAAGCTCTTCCAGCTCCCTGACGCCGTGAAGACGCGCTACGCGGTGCCGGAGCTCGCCGGGCAGCGCGGCTACACCGGCTTCGGTCAGGAGCACGCGAAGGACCGCAAGGTCGGCGACCTGAAGGAGTTCTGGCACGTGGGCCGCGAGCTTCCCGCCGGCCACCCGTACCTGAAGCACTACGGCGCCAATGTGTGGCCCTCCGAGGTCCCCACCTTCCGCGAGCACACGATGGCCCTGTTCCGCGAGCTGGATGGCGCCGCGAAGATGATGCTGCAGGCCCTGGCCGAGTTCTTCGATGTGCCGAGCCCCACGTTCAGCGACATGGCCACGGAGGGTAACTCCGTGCTGCGCCTCATCCACTACCCGCCCCTGCGCGAGCGCTTCATCCCCGGTGGAGTCCGCGCCGCCGAGCATGAGGACATCAACCTCATCACCCTGCTGTGCGAGGGCACCGCGTCCGGCCTGGAGCTGCTCACGCGCGATGGCGAGTGGCTGCCAGTGGACACGCTGCGCGGGCAGATTGTCGTGGACTCGGGCGACATGCTCAGTCGCGTGACGAACGAAATCATCCCCGCCACCACCCACCGCGTGGTGAATCCGCGAAGCTCCGAGGAGGACACGGTCCGCTACTCGCTGCCGTTCTTCTGCCACCCCTACTCGGACTGCGTCCTCAAGCCCTTGCCCTGCACCGAGACCCCCGACAATCCCGCGCGCCACGCGCCCATCACCGCGGGCGACTTCCTCCACCAGCGACTGCGCGAAAACGGGCTTCTCAAGTAG